The Dioscorea cayenensis subsp. rotundata cultivar TDr96_F1 chromosome 19, TDr96_F1_v2_PseudoChromosome.rev07_lg8_w22 25.fasta, whole genome shotgun sequence genome includes a window with the following:
- the LOC120283537 gene encoding lipid phosphate phosphatase delta: MKGSMSVWQAASLSCVLGWIIASSLLSFTVRLRSLVQPWVTRHVVADTPLILKIQAFQCAFLDNFFSVLSCAVSVPFYTAFLPLLFWSGHSKLARQMTLLMAFCDYVGCCIKDMVSAPRPSCPPVRRVTATQDEEEHAMEYGLPSSHALNTVCLSGYLLYYVLTSEAEMNITMTLFGLTLVCLLVALTGIGRIYLGMHSLIDVVTGISMGLIMLAFWLLVHGYIDDFIISGQNVTSFWACLSCLLFFAYPTPELPTPSFEYHSAFTGVAFGIVSGIQQTYNSFHSEEVPHIFGPQLPLMVFTGRVIVGIPTILVVKFCSKALAKWLLPVVCNTLGIRIRSSCYIPALKGNENGMKSENKQPGYLQKMVSIFPPKTYEVDNGIRFVQYAGLAWSVVDLVPSLFSHLNM, encoded by the exons ATGAAGGGAAGCATGTCGGTGTGGCAAGCAGCATCCCTCTCCTGCGTCCTTGGATGGATCATTGCTTCATCGTTATTGTCATTCACGGTTAGGTTGAGATCTCTTGTCCAGCCGTGGGTGACCCGCCATGTCGTTGCAGATACCCCTCTTATCCTGAAAATCCAG GCTTTTCAATGTGCGTTTTTGGATAATTTCTTCTCTGTGCTTTCCTGTGCTGTTTCTGTTCCTTTCTATACTGCCTTCCTTCCCCTCCTTTTTTGG aGCGGGCATAGCAAATTGGCGAGACAGATGACTTTGTTGATGGCATTTTGTGATTATGTTGGGTGTTGTATTAAG GATATGGTATCAGCACCTAGACCGAGTTGCCCTCCAGTAAGGAGAGTGACAGCTACACAAGATGAGGAGGAACATGCCATGGAATACGGCTTGCCTTCTTCACATGCTCTCAACACGGTTTGCCTGTCTGG ATATTTGCTTTACTATGTTCTGACCAGCGAAGCTGAGATGAATATCACCATGACTTTGTTTGGGTTGACATTGGTTTGTCTTCTTGTGGCACTGACTGGAATAG gAAGGATATACTTGGGCATGCACAGCTTGATAGATGTTGTTACTGGAATCAGCATGGGTCTTATTATGCTTGCCTTTTGGCTTTTAGTCCATGGATACATTGATGACTTCATTATCTCTGGGCAAAACG tCACTTCCTTCTGGGCTTGCCTTTCTTGTCTATTGTTTTTTGCCTATCCTACTCCAGAGCTCCCAACCCCGAGCTTTGAATATCATAGTGCCTTCACTGGTGTTGCATTTGGAATT GTCAGTGGAATTCAGCAGACCTATAATTCTTTCCACTCTGAAGAAGTTCCTCACATTTTTGGCCCTCAACTGCCCCTGATGGTATTCACCGGAAGGGTAATTGTCGGGATTCCAACAATACTTGTCGTGAAGTTCTGCAGCAAGGCATTGGCCAAATGGTTGTTACCTGTGGTTTGCAACACTTTGGGAATCCGAATAAGGTCATCGTGTTATATCCCAGCCCTAAAAGGGAATGAAAATGGCATGAAGTCGGAGAACAAGCAACCGGGTTATCTTCAGAAAATGGTTTCCATTTTTCCTCCCAAGACATATGAAGTGGACAATGGAATAAGATTTGTTCAATATGCAGGACTTGCTTGGTCAGTTGTTGATTTGGTTCCATCTCTCTTTTCTCATCTCAATATGTAG